The Anaerolineales bacterium region CATTTGGTTCCCTCTTCTTTCTGGGTTTATTGGCAGACGTTATCTTGAAAAAGTTGCTTACCTAAAATTCCAAGACCCAACAAATACCCCCGGACATATCCGGCTGAATAATTGACCGCTCAAATAGAGGATGTGTTCAATGGAAATCGGTCCAACCACAACCTTCTGGCAGGGATTCTGGCGGCTGGCTGACCCAAAGATCTCGCTTGCCTCCTTTGCCTCGATCTTCCTCGGCGCGTGCATCGCCGCCGCGGACGGCTCGCTTCATTTCGGATGGCTGGCTGTCACTGTTTTGGGAATTTTCGCCATCGAGGTCGCCAAAAACGCCTCCGGCGAAATCTACGATTGGAACAGCGGAAACGATCAGGCTGTGCAAGCGGAGGATCGCTCTCCCTTCTCCGGCGGTAAACGCGTCCTGATAGATCATCTGCTAACCAAAAACCAAACAGCGGGCATCGCGTTAACCTGTTACCTGCTCGGCGGCGCGGCAGGGCTGTCCATCATCTTCTGGCGCGAGCCTGCCATCCTATGGCTGGGAGTAATCGGCATCGCGCTGGCTTTCTTTTATCACGCCCCACCGCTCAAACTTTCCTATCGCGGTCTGGGGGAACTGGCAGTCGCCGTCGTCTACGGACCCATGATCTCCGCCGGAACATACCTCGTTCAACGCGGCTCGATCTCAATCGAAGTGATCGCCGTTTCATCCCTGCTCGGAATACTCATCGGATCATTTTTGCTGATCAACGAATTTCCAGATTATCACGCGGACAAATCCGCCGGTAAACGGACTCTCGTCGTCAAATTTGGACGCCGCCCCG contains the following coding sequences:
- a CDS encoding prenyltransferase, which codes for MEIGPTTTFWQGFWRLADPKISLASFASIFLGACIAAADGSLHFGWLAVTVLGIFAIEVAKNASGEIYDWNSGNDQAVQAEDRSPFSGGKRVLIDHLLTKNQTAGIALTCYLLGGAAGLSIIFWREPAILWLGVIGIALAFFYHAPPLKLSYRGLGELAVAVVYGPMISAGTYLVQRGSISIEVIAVSSLLGILIGSFLLINEFPDYHADKSAGKRTLVVKFGRRPASRIYLWLLASTFALLVALPLFQFPLTLWLGLIAVIPAYSAAKQLTQNFETTSEIIPAQANTLLAFLLFSLGAGIGFLLA